From the genome of Pelomonas sp. SE-A7, one region includes:
- the hisF gene encoding imidazole glycerol phosphate synthase subunit HisF: MLAKRIIPCLDVTGGRVVKGVNFLELRDAGDPVEIAARYNEQGADELTFLDITATSDGRDLILHIIEDVASQVFIPLTVGGGVREVADVRRLLNAGADKVSFNSAAVARPELIREASDKYGAQCIVVAIDAKRRADGTGWDVYTHGGRKNMGLDVVQWARQMAEFGAGEILLTSMDRDGTRSGFDLELTRAVSDAVSVPVIASGGVGSLDDLADGIQKGGADAVLAASIFHYGQHTVGEAKALMAARGIAIRQ; encoded by the coding sequence ATGCTGGCCAAGCGCATCATTCCCTGCTTGGACGTCACCGGCGGCCGGGTGGTCAAGGGGGTCAACTTCCTGGAGCTGCGCGATGCCGGCGACCCGGTGGAAATCGCGGCCCGCTACAACGAGCAGGGCGCCGACGAGCTGACCTTCCTGGACATCACGGCCACCAGCGACGGCCGCGACCTGATCCTGCACATCATCGAGGACGTGGCCTCGCAGGTCTTCATTCCGCTGACCGTGGGCGGTGGCGTGCGCGAGGTGGCCGATGTGCGGCGCCTGCTCAATGCCGGGGCCGACAAGGTCAGCTTCAACTCGGCCGCCGTGGCGCGGCCCGAGCTAATACGCGAGGCCTCGGACAAGTACGGCGCGCAGTGCATAGTCGTCGCCATCGACGCCAAGCGGCGGGCCGATGGAACCGGATGGGATGTCTACACCCACGGCGGCCGCAAGAACATGGGCCTGGACGTCGTGCAATGGGCGCGCCAGATGGCCGAGTTCGGCGCTGGCGAGATCCTTCTGACCAGCATGGACCGGGACGGCACGCGCAGCGGCTTCGACCTGGAACTGACCCGCGCGGTCAGCGATGCGGTCAGCGTGCCGGTGATCGCCTCCGGCGGGGTGGGCTCGCTGGACGACCTGGCCGACGGCATCCAAAAGGGCGGCGCCGACGCGGTGCTGGCCGCCAGCATCTTCCACTACGGCCAGCACACGGTGGGCGAGGCCAAGGCCTTGATGGCAGCACGCGGCATCGCCATTCGCCAATGA
- the hisA gene encoding 1-(5-phosphoribosyl)-5-[(5-phosphoribosylamino)methylideneamino]imidazole-4-carboxamide isomerase — MLLIPAIDLKDGRCVRLQQGDMNASTTFGEDPAAMARRWLDAGARRLHLVDLNGAFAGKPVNEPAIKAILKEVGDQIPVQLGGGIRDLDTIERYLDDGISYVIIGTAAVKNPGFLKDACSAFGGHIIVGLDAKDGKVATDGWSKLTGHEVIDLARKFEDYGIEGIIYTDIGRDGMLSGVNIEATVKLAQALSIPVIASGGLSNIADIEALCAVESEGVEGVICGRAIYTGDLDFAAAQTRADVLSEQAES, encoded by the coding sequence ATGCTGCTGATTCCTGCGATCGATCTCAAGGACGGACGCTGCGTGCGTCTGCAACAGGGCGACATGAACGCCTCCACCACCTTCGGCGAAGACCCGGCCGCGATGGCCCGGCGCTGGCTGGACGCCGGCGCGCGGCGCCTGCACCTGGTCGACCTGAACGGCGCCTTTGCCGGCAAGCCGGTCAACGAGCCGGCAATCAAGGCCATCCTGAAGGAGGTCGGTGACCAGATTCCGGTGCAGCTGGGCGGCGGTATCCGCGACCTGGACACCATTGAGCGCTACCTGGATGACGGCATCTCCTACGTCATCATCGGCACGGCCGCGGTCAAGAACCCGGGCTTTCTAAAGGACGCCTGCTCGGCCTTCGGTGGCCACATCATCGTGGGCCTGGACGCCAAGGACGGCAAGGTCGCCACCGACGGCTGGAGCAAGCTGACCGGCCATGAGGTGATAGACCTGGCGCGCAAGTTCGAGGACTACGGCATCGAGGGCATCATCTACACCGACATTGGCCGCGACGGCATGCTCAGCGGCGTCAACATCGAGGCCACGGTCAAGCTGGCACAGGCGCTGTCGATTCCGGTGATCGCCTCGGGCGGACTGTCCAACATCGCCGACATCGAGGCGCTCTGCGCGGTCGAGAGCGAGGGCGTCGAGGGCGTGATCTGCGGCCGTGCGATCTATACCGGCGACCTGGACTTCGCGGCCGCCCAGACCCGCGCCGACGTGCTGAGCGAACAGGCTGAGTCCTGA
- the hisH gene encoding imidazole glycerol phosphate synthase subunit HisH — translation MSKRTVAVVDYGMGNLRSVSQAVLHAAGDTGYEVVITSRPEEVFAAERVVLPGQGAMRDCMRELGDSGLKEAVLDAATHKPLMGVCVGMQMLLDHSEEQDTPGLGLIPGQVRRFQLEGQLQPDGSRYKVPQMGWNRVQQARAHPVWQGVPDGSWYYFVHSYYAQPSDPRHSAGETDYGLRFTCAVARDNIFATQFHPEKSAALGLALYRNFLLWKP, via the coding sequence ATGAGCAAGCGAACGGTCGCGGTCGTTGACTACGGCATGGGCAATCTGCGCTCGGTCTCGCAGGCCGTGCTGCATGCGGCGGGTGACACCGGCTACGAGGTCGTGATCACCTCCAGGCCCGAGGAAGTCTTCGCCGCCGAGCGCGTCGTGCTGCCGGGCCAGGGCGCCATGCGCGACTGCATGCGCGAGCTGGGCGATTCCGGCCTCAAGGAGGCGGTGCTCGACGCCGCGACCCACAAGCCGCTGATGGGTGTCTGCGTGGGCATGCAGATGCTGCTGGACCACAGCGAGGAACAGGACACGCCCGGTCTGGGCCTGATCCCCGGGCAGGTCCGGCGCTTCCAGCTTGAGGGACAGTTGCAACCCGATGGCAGCCGCTACAAGGTGCCCCAGATGGGCTGGAACCGGGTGCAACAGGCCCGTGCCCATCCGGTCTGGCAGGGCGTGCCGGACGGCAGTTGGTACTACTTCGTCCACAGCTACTACGCCCAGCCGTCGGACCCGCGCCACAGCGCCGGCGAGACCGACTACGGCCTGCGCTTTACCTGCGCGGTGGCCCGGGATAATATTTTCGCGACCCAATTCCACCCCGAGAAAAGTGCTGCGCTGGGGCTCGCCCTGTATCGCAACTTCCTGCTCTGGAAGCCCTGA
- the hisB gene encoding imidazoleglycerol-phosphate dehydratase HisB, whose protein sequence is MTTDRIAEVSRNTKETQIRVRVNLDGTGEARLNTGIGFFDHMLDQIARHGLIDLEIEAKGDLHIDGHHTVEDVGITLGMAVAQAVGDKKGLTRYGHSYVPLDEALSRVVVDFSGRPGLEMEVKFSSGSVGAFDTQLTYEFFQGFVNHALVTLHVDNLKGHNAHHQCETMFKAFGRALRMAMTLDPRSAGVIPSTKGSL, encoded by the coding sequence ATGACGACTGATCGCATCGCCGAAGTCTCCCGCAACACCAAGGAAACCCAGATCCGCGTGCGGGTCAACCTGGACGGCACGGGCGAGGCCAGGCTGAACACAGGCATAGGCTTCTTCGACCACATGCTGGACCAGATCGCCCGCCATGGCCTGATCGACCTGGAGATCGAGGCCAAGGGCGACCTTCACATAGACGGCCACCACACGGTCGAGGATGTCGGCATCACGCTGGGCATGGCCGTGGCCCAGGCGGTGGGCGACAAGAAAGGCCTGACCCGCTACGGCCACAGCTATGTGCCGCTGGACGAGGCGCTGTCGCGCGTGGTGGTCGATTTCTCGGGCCGGCCCGGCCTGGAGATGGAGGTCAAGTTCAGCTCGGGCAGCGTCGGCGCCTTCGACACCCAGCTGACCTATGAGTTTTTCCAGGGCTTCGTCAACCATGCGCTGGTGACCCTGCATGTGGACAACCTCAAGGGCCACAACGCCCACCACCAGTGCGAGACCATGTTCAAGGCCTTCGGCCGCGCGCTGCGGATGGCGATGACGCTGGACCCGCGCTCGGCCGGCGTGATTCCGTCGACCAAGGGCAGCCTCTGA
- the hisC gene encoding histidinol-phosphate transaminase — protein MTSLERGLAVIRDDLRSVKAYAVQPSAGLIKLDTMENPFRLPEALQRELGARLGAVAINRYPAERTFELAAELARHAGMPEDCAITLGNGSDELITMLSMAISRPGATVLSPLPSFVMYEISARYQGLKFVGVDLRPDFELDEPAMLAAITEHQPALIYLSYPNNPTANLWDADAIERIVQAAPGLVVMDEAYQPFAERDSMDLLRRYPNVLVMRTMSKFGLAGVRIGYLMGRKELVGEIDKLRPPFNIGMLNAEAGLFALEHAEVYARQAQVLRAERDQLIASLDEIEEVQAFASQGNMVLVRVPDAAAMFEGIRRRGVLVKNVSALHPLLHNCLRLTVGTPEENLALLAAFTESLPS, from the coding sequence ATGACAAGTCTGGAGCGCGGCCTGGCAGTGATCCGCGACGACCTGCGCTCGGTCAAGGCCTACGCGGTCCAGCCCAGTGCCGGCCTGATCAAGCTGGACACGATGGAGAACCCGTTCCGCCTTCCCGAGGCCTTGCAGCGTGAGCTGGGCGCCAGGCTGGGGGCGGTGGCGATCAACCGCTATCCGGCCGAGCGGACCTTCGAACTGGCCGCCGAGCTGGCCCGCCATGCCGGCATGCCCGAGGACTGCGCAATCACCCTGGGCAATGGCTCGGACGAACTGATCACCATGCTGTCGATGGCGATCAGCCGCCCTGGGGCCACGGTGCTGTCGCCATTGCCCAGCTTCGTGATGTACGAGATCTCGGCCCGCTACCAGGGCCTGAAGTTCGTCGGCGTGGACCTGCGGCCGGACTTCGAGCTGGACGAGCCGGCCATGCTGGCGGCGATCACCGAACACCAGCCGGCCCTGATCTATCTTTCCTACCCGAACAACCCGACCGCCAATCTCTGGGATGCCGACGCCATAGAGCGAATCGTGCAGGCGGCGCCCGGCCTGGTGGTGATGGACGAGGCCTACCAGCCCTTCGCCGAGCGCGACTCCATGGACCTGTTGCGCCGCTACCCGAACGTCCTCGTCATGCGCACCATGAGCAAGTTCGGCCTGGCCGGCGTGCGCATTGGCTATCTGATGGGCCGCAAGGAATTGGTCGGCGAGATCGACAAGCTGCGTCCGCCGTTCAACATAGGCATGCTCAATGCCGAGGCCGGCCTGTTCGCGCTGGAGCATGCCGAGGTCTATGCCCGCCAGGCCCAGGTGCTGCGCGCCGAGCGCGACCAGCTGATTGCCTCGCTGGATGAAATCGAAGAGGTGCAGGCCTTCGCCAGCCAGGGCAATATGGTGCTGGTCCGCGTTCCGGATGCGGCCGCCATGTTCGAAGGCATCAGGCGGCGCGGCGTGCTGGTCAAGAACGTCTCGGCCCTGCATCCGCTTCTGCACAACTGCCTGCGCCTGACCGTGGGCACGCCCGAGGAAAACCTGGCCCTGCTGGCCGCATTCACTGAGAGTCTGCCGTCATGA
- a CDS encoding PIN domain-containing protein, translating to MSGPLVFVDTSVLILSEDGVDEAQRERVLAWLRELWQRRSGRLSAQVLNDFYRWVTTRIQPAMPNGDARAEVRRYQHWQPWAIDHATVESAWSIESRFGLAYVDALIVAAAKAQGCELLLSLDLAHGLQLDSVQIVNPLQAEPAQLLDV from the coding sequence GTGAGCGGGCCCCTGGTTTTCGTCGACACCTCGGTGCTGATACTCAGCGAGGACGGCGTCGACGAAGCGCAACGTGAGCGGGTGCTCGCCTGGCTGCGCGAACTCTGGCAGCGGCGCTCGGGCCGGCTCTCGGCCCAGGTGCTGAATGACTTCTACCGCTGGGTCACGACCCGAATCCAGCCGGCCATGCCCAATGGTGATGCCCGCGCCGAAGTGCGCCGTTACCAGCATTGGCAGCCCTGGGCGATCGACCATGCGACGGTCGAGAGCGCCTGGTCGATAGAGAGCCGCTTTGGCCTGGCCTATGTGGATGCGCTGATCGTGGCCGCCGCCAAGGCCCAGGGCTGCGAGCTGCTGCTGAGCCTGGACCTGGCCCATGGGCTGCAACTCGACAGCGTGCAGATCGTCAACCCGCTGCAGGCCGAGCCTGCACAGCTGCTGGATGTTTGA
- a CDS encoding CopG family transcriptional regulator: protein MKNVTVSMDDSVADWARLEAARRNTSVSRLLGELLADKMRHDDAYERALQDWLHRERSWVSDGRPYPRREAL, encoded by the coding sequence ATGAAGAACGTGACCGTCAGCATGGACGACAGCGTGGCCGACTGGGCCCGGCTGGAGGCGGCGCGCCGCAACACCAGCGTGTCGCGACTGCTGGGCGAGCTGCTGGCCGACAAGATGCGCCATGACGACGCCTACGAGCGCGCCCTGCAGGACTGGTTGCACCGCGAGCGAAGCTGGGTCTCCGATGGCCGGCCCTATCCGCGCCGGGAGGCGCTGTGA